The following coding sequences are from one Leptolyngbya sp. NIES-3755 window:
- a CDS encoding unknown protein (similar to AA sequence:cyanobase_aa:alr5161), with amino-acid sequence MCLNNENESLLPPNCRITSPSTPNYNSIAWAAGENERNWQPLAMGRYYWPVGIPRENTLQAWIRVYRSLGFEVDSMQRLNYERGTERIAIYADGDDRPCHVARQITEEMIVKYPLGANFRKDQGKWISKITDQEDICHDTVSDIEGRLGYVITVMMRPSRI; translated from the coding sequence ATGTGTTTGAATAATGAAAATGAAAGCCTCCTTCCACCAAACTGCCGCATTACAAGCCCATCTACCCCCAACTACAACAGTATTGCTTGGGCAGCCGGGGAAAACGAAAGAAACTGGCAACCCCTAGCAATGGGTCGATATTACTGGCCCGTTGGCATTCCAAGAGAAAACACTCTACAAGCGTGGATTAGGGTCTATCGTTCTTTGGGATTTGAAGTTGATTCGATGCAGCGCTTGAACTATGAGCGTGGGACGGAGCGAATTGCAATCTACGCGGATGGAGACGATCGCCCGTGTCATGTTGCCCGTCAGATTACCGAAGAAATGATTGTCAAGTACCCACTAGGTGCAAACTTCAGAAAGGATCAGGGAAAATGGATTAGCAAGATTACTGACCAGGAAGACATTTGCCACGATACCGTCAGTGATATTGAGGGTAGGCTGGGTTACGTTATCACTGTGATGATGCGTCCGAGCCGGATTTAG
- a CDS encoding hypothetical protein (similar to AA sequence:cyanobase_aa:LBDG_36250) — protein MLRGFLIFNLVFFILSGCRSPEPIRIEVSPSPMAASPTPSPKPKGKTIAVNVFQLDNQCNRFVATKAAVPANQPVTQAIAKTLEKANSESLDVAGYRVRVKSGVATVDFRPIPNARRSLTSLANCEQLALFGSVRRTLTQNPALRIKSVRFTDRGQLIKPQ, from the coding sequence ATGCTTCGAGGGTTTCTCATTTTCAATTTGGTCTTTTTTATACTGAGCGGCTGTCGCTCTCCCGAACCGATTCGGATCGAAGTGTCTCCTTCTCCGATGGCAGCGTCTCCAACTCCGTCTCCTAAACCTAAAGGAAAGACGATCGCGGTTAATGTTTTTCAGCTAGATAATCAGTGCAATCGATTTGTGGCAACCAAAGCAGCGGTTCCAGCAAATCAACCTGTGACACAAGCGATCGCGAAAACGTTAGAGAAAGCCAATAGCGAAAGTCTAGATGTGGCGGGCTATCGAGTGCGAGTGAAATCAGGAGTCGCAACCGTTGATTTTCGTCCGATTCCGAATGCACGTCGATCGCTGACTTCTTTAGCAAATTGCGAACAGTTAGCATTGTTTGGCAGTGTGCGTCGAACCTTGACGCAGAATCCAGCACTGAGAATTAAATCTGTGAGATTTACCGATCGAGGTCAACTCATCAAACCTCAATGA
- a CDS encoding hypothetical protein (conserved hypothetical protein;~similar to AA sequence:cyanobase_aa:SYNPCC7002_A1591), with translation MDVKLVLLVLSGVFTVACLFFGTRNGFYDTDNYHGNGSAH, from the coding sequence ATGGATGTAAAACTCGTTCTTCTCGTACTGTCTGGCGTTTTCACCGTCGCTTGTTTATTCTTCGGAACGCGCAATGGTTTTTATGATACCGATAACTATCATGGCAACGGTTCCGCGCACTAA
- a CDS encoding magnesium transporter (similar to AA sequence:cyanobase_aa:LBDG_36260), with translation MLTQDSRATLAGVSDLNRLKLELNELPAIDVGDYITELEPEQRAITFRLLNKTQATDVFEYLPPEVRESLIGSLQNIQVRHIVESMRPDDRAELFDELPAGIVKRLVQQLSPEERQATATILGYAEGTAGRVMTTEYVRLREGLTVGEALNKIRLADRDKETIYYAYVTDNNRKLKQVVSLRQLVFSIPDTKIENIGSDRVIRARTDMQQEEVAQLMKRYDLLAVPVVDREDRLVGIITVDDVVDILEQEATEDIQKLAGGGGDESSLSTPLEKLRNRVPWLLGIMGLYIGASSAISPFQSTIAAVPVLAVIMPLFSNTGGTVGIQALTVTIRSLGVGEVTSKDTMRILRKELLAGLGTALALGITMFILSLIWTKPEERWVGVVAAIVMATNSLVAVTLGTLLPMGLKQLKLDPALVSGPLVTTLLDSIGFITFLTLITFSINVLKLAT, from the coding sequence ATGCTGACTCAAGATAGTCGAGCAACGCTCGCGGGTGTCTCGGATTTAAACCGTTTAAAGCTGGAACTCAATGAACTGCCTGCGATCGATGTGGGCGATTACATTACAGAACTCGAACCCGAACAGCGGGCGATTACCTTTCGCTTGTTAAATAAAACTCAAGCGACGGATGTGTTTGAGTATTTGCCGCCTGAAGTGCGAGAATCGCTCATTGGCTCACTGCAAAATATTCAAGTGCGTCATATTGTTGAATCGATGCGCCCGGACGATCGAGCCGAATTGTTCGATGAGTTGCCCGCTGGAATCGTTAAGCGTCTAGTTCAACAACTCAGCCCCGAAGAACGGCAAGCAACTGCAACGATTCTAGGGTATGCCGAAGGAACCGCTGGTCGGGTAATGACCACGGAATATGTACGATTGCGGGAAGGTTTGACTGTTGGCGAAGCCCTGAACAAGATTCGATTGGCTGACCGAGATAAGGAGACCATTTACTACGCTTATGTGACCGACAATAATCGGAAACTCAAGCAGGTTGTCTCTTTGCGGCAGTTGGTCTTCTCGATTCCGGATACGAAGATCGAGAATATTGGTAGCGATCGCGTCATTCGAGCGCGGACTGATATGCAGCAAGAAGAAGTGGCGCAACTGATGAAGCGCTATGATTTGCTGGCAGTTCCGGTGGTCGATCGAGAAGATCGCTTGGTCGGAATCATCACCGTCGATGATGTGGTCGATATTCTGGAACAAGAAGCGACCGAAGATATTCAAAAACTTGCGGGTGGTGGTGGAGATGAATCTTCGCTTTCAACCCCATTGGAAAAGCTCCGAAATCGTGTGCCGTGGCTACTTGGAATCATGGGACTTTACATCGGAGCTTCTAGCGCAATTTCGCCATTTCAATCCACGATCGCAGCAGTTCCGGTGTTAGCTGTGATCATGCCATTGTTCTCGAATACGGGTGGGACAGTGGGAATTCAAGCTCTGACTGTGACCATTCGATCGCTCGGTGTCGGAGAAGTGACCTCAAAAGACACGATGAGAATTCTCAGAAAGGAACTGCTCGCAGGACTGGGAACGGCTCTGGCGCTAGGAATTACGATGTTTATCTTGTCGCTGATTTGGACAAAGCCAGAGGAAAGATGGGTTGGAGTGGTTGCCGCGATCGTCATGGCAACGAATAGCTTAGTTGCAGTGACATTAGGAACTTTACTACCGATGGGATTGAAGCAATTGAAGCTCGATCCGGCTTTGGTGAGTGGTCCTTTAGTCACGACTTTGCTCGATTCGATCGGCTTTATCACGTTCTTGACGCTGATTACATTTAGCATCAATGTGTTGAAACTTGCAACTTAG
- a CDS encoding hypothetical protein (similar to AA sequence:cyanobase_aa:alr5160) produces the protein MRYLNHTSRPYSDFFANLANRARYRQRPIPSVQLQDKSHRILRSDLYSIQDAHETLDCYRFSTACISRIRQGFEMDNSLMPLKEIEDIESLHRDGSSIVHYKPPREQEFAQQIEQEIKEGERFAQQLSKLQQLQNEFHSRLAEVEKEGAKQTQTQDDPLHLRQEIENEYHSRLKKENEIARNIKTHYDSLDPLGTRPLTADLIKESKRRIVDNALKVICKNLACQSAAIFLFSKSGRLERVGIRGWDEKGNEIRDNWFQTESYAVGESFTGRAAQPKTQGYGQIQLSTDLGNAPLNQTSRRQYEETFGKLHSAIAIPLNGRNKTYGVLRIINKITENEKGEKTVLSDHFKIEDVRLLLSLSNYVSTTLSNFRRDVQGHILKYLSHRLIGNFDRSPTALHDLFQDIVDLLVENPETAYQAVILRIKDENGDFKHEASSLFDGVSQDRDNRPKTANDAHIWKMVAEGKRLIIQDLQTSSLLKHFKNAAWAERNQFQAFGCFPLGEKGDVIGTLSVYLGRNYRFYPDAVVFLQNIADLLALFLFTLKQEALERSLNLQLQSIAQSRSDQDVEQRFRALAADWRRKTAQYPILFDRLVHPSYQKIIGLGSAVVPTLLRELKQKPDHWFWALEAIVGDSPVQKNHEGMIPRMIEDWLEWGRNQGYVFE, from the coding sequence ATGCGATATCTTAATCACACGAGTCGTCCGTACTCTGATTTCTTTGCAAACCTCGCGAATCGTGCAAGGTATCGTCAACGACCCATTCCTTCCGTACAACTGCAAGACAAATCGCATCGTATTCTGAGGAGCGATCTCTACTCTATTCAGGATGCTCACGAGACTTTAGATTGCTATCGTTTCTCGACCGCTTGTATTTCTCGCATTCGTCAAGGATTTGAGATGGATAACAGCCTAATGCCCCTCAAAGAAATCGAAGACATCGAAAGCCTACACCGAGATGGCAGTTCAATTGTTCACTACAAGCCCCCTAGAGAACAAGAATTTGCCCAGCAGATTGAGCAGGAAATTAAGGAGGGAGAGCGTTTTGCACAGCAGCTTTCAAAACTTCAGCAACTTCAGAATGAGTTTCATTCTCGTCTAGCAGAAGTCGAAAAAGAGGGTGCTAAACAAACGCAAACTCAGGATGATCCCCTCCATCTTAGACAAGAAATAGAGAATGAGTATCACTCTCGTTTAAAGAAAGAGAATGAAATTGCAAGGAATATAAAGACTCATTACGATAGCCTTGACCCGTTAGGAACTCGACCCCTTACCGCTGATTTGATCAAAGAATCGAAGCGGAGAATTGTTGACAACGCATTGAAAGTGATTTGCAAAAATCTAGCTTGTCAATCGGCAGCGATTTTCTTATTCTCTAAATCTGGTCGCTTAGAACGAGTTGGAATTCGAGGCTGGGACGAAAAAGGAAATGAGATTCGTGACAATTGGTTTCAGACTGAAAGCTATGCTGTCGGAGAAAGTTTTACAGGACGAGCCGCACAGCCTAAGACTCAGGGATATGGGCAAATTCAGCTATCGACCGACTTAGGAAACGCCCCCCTCAATCAAACGAGCCGAAGGCAATATGAAGAGACTTTTGGTAAGCTGCATTCTGCGATCGCAATTCCCTTAAATGGTAGAAATAAAACTTATGGTGTCCTTCGCATTATCAATAAAATTACAGAAAACGAGAAAGGCGAAAAAACCGTTCTGAGTGACCATTTCAAGATAGAAGATGTCAGGCTATTGCTGTCGCTCTCGAATTATGTGTCCACGACCTTATCGAATTTTCGTCGTGATGTTCAAGGTCATATTCTCAAGTATCTAAGTCATCGTTTAATTGGTAACTTCGATCGCTCCCCAACCGCTTTGCATGATCTTTTTCAAGACATCGTTGATCTCCTCGTAGAGAATCCAGAGACCGCTTACCAAGCTGTTATTTTGCGGATCAAAGATGAGAATGGTGACTTTAAACATGAAGCCTCTTCGCTGTTTGATGGCGTAAGTCAAGATCGAGACAATCGCCCTAAAACCGCAAATGACGCTCATATTTGGAAGATGGTTGCAGAGGGAAAACGCCTGATCATTCAAGACTTGCAAACCAGTTCGCTGCTCAAACATTTTAAGAATGCAGCTTGGGCTGAACGGAATCAATTTCAGGCTTTTGGCTGCTTTCCGCTCGGTGAGAAAGGCGATGTCATTGGAACACTGTCTGTGTACTTAGGACGAAACTACAGGTTCTACCCAGATGCAGTCGTCTTTCTTCAGAATATTGCAGACCTCCTTGCCTTGTTCCTATTTACCCTGAAGCAAGAAGCCTTAGAACGATCGCTGAATCTACAACTTCAATCGATCGCTCAATCTCGATCGGATCAAGACGTAGAACAGCGATTTCGAGCATTAGCAGCAGACTGGAGAAGAAAAACAGCCCAATATCCTATTCTCTTCGATCGACTGGTTCATCCCAGTTATCAAAAGATCATTGGTCTCGGCTCTGCGGTAGTCCCCACTTTACTGAGGGAGTTAAAGCAAAAACCTGATCACTGGTTCTGGGCATTAGAAGCCATTGTAGGGGATAGTCCAGTGCAAAAAAACCATGAGGGGATGATCCCTAGAATGATTGAAGACTGGCTCGAATGGGGTAGAAATCAAGGTTATGTGTTTGAATAA
- a CDS encoding hypothetical protein (hypothetical protein MC7420_2108;~similar to AA sequence:cyanobase_aa:LBDG_22050): MLDLTKLAQQMQGISQQLTLEATATRQRLDRARLLMAQAHDRQSELVQAHELWRDRLSFTAAIPIEPLDTRIEIDSAPAAHTVIATDGSQIAPSHHEIAYCYLINVGRIILHYGQSKLPLLDSLPEVFYRPEDLYVSRQWGIRTEEWMGYQRTALEAQILAELGQALSDEMTAPTISLVDGSLIYWFLEQMPAEGRDRILTPILAAWDQLRAIDIPLVGYISASRSGEAMNFLRLQSCAYLAPDCVSHCSEVRDRAPCQVLDPLKDAAIWGMLLQPGERSPLWKSSARIQEFYGDHAVHFCYVNVGSEIARVEVPAWVAKDSVMLNSALSLVLAQVQKGYGYPVALAEAHNQAVVRGGDRARFFGLLEQQMIKAGLRNVGTSYKEARKRGSIA, encoded by the coding sequence ATGTTAGATCTGACAAAGCTTGCTCAACAGATGCAGGGAATTAGCCAACAGTTGACGCTAGAGGCAACCGCGACTCGGCAAAGACTCGATCGAGCAAGATTGCTCATGGCACAAGCGCACGATCGACAATCCGAATTGGTTCAAGCTCACGAACTTTGGCGCGATCGATTAAGCTTCACTGCTGCAATCCCGATCGAACCTTTGGACACTCGAATCGAGATTGATTCGGCTCCCGCTGCTCATACGGTGATTGCAACGGATGGTTCTCAAATTGCACCGAGCCATCACGAAATTGCATATTGCTATTTGATCAATGTGGGACGGATCATTCTGCATTACGGACAGAGTAAATTACCGTTGTTGGATAGCTTGCCGGAAGTGTTCTATCGTCCTGAAGACCTCTATGTTTCGCGGCAATGGGGCATTCGGACTGAGGAATGGATGGGCTATCAGCGAACCGCATTAGAGGCGCAAATTCTGGCAGAACTGGGACAAGCTTTGAGCGATGAAATGACTGCGCCCACAATTTCATTAGTTGATGGATCTTTGATTTACTGGTTTTTGGAACAGATGCCAGCGGAAGGACGCGATCGCATTCTCACCCCAATTTTGGCAGCATGGGATCAATTAAGAGCGATCGACATTCCGCTAGTCGGTTACATTAGTGCTTCTAGAAGCGGTGAAGCGATGAACTTTTTACGGCTTCAAAGCTGTGCTTATCTGGCTCCCGATTGTGTGAGCCACTGTAGTGAAGTTCGCGATCGAGCACCTTGCCAAGTGTTAGACCCGCTCAAAGATGCTGCGATCTGGGGAATGTTGCTACAGCCTGGAGAGCGAAGCCCTTTGTGGAAAAGCTCGGCGCGGATTCAGGAATTCTATGGCGATCATGCAGTTCATTTTTGCTATGTGAATGTAGGAAGTGAAATTGCACGGGTGGAAGTTCCAGCTTGGGTCGCGAAAGATTCAGTGATGTTGAATTCTGCATTGAGTTTAGTACTGGCTCAGGTGCAGAAAGGCTATGGATATCCAGTAGCATTGGCGGAAGCGCATAATCAGGCTGTGGTTAGAGGAGGCGATCGTGCTCGATTTTTTGGCTTGCTTGAACAACAGATGATCAAAGCAGGCTTACGAAATGTGGGAACTTCTTACAAAGAAGCCCGGAAACGCGGCAGCATTGCTTGA
- a CDS encoding pentapeptide repeat-containing protein (similar to AA sequence:cyanobase_aa:Aazo_1100), which translates to MKIGFYFLLFIVGVAIAYQWRDFASATLPGVWEQIKNNGVQIGILLTFVSSLAGLISSLGNFQIARSNLKLTEDKLVTERLAKAFEQLESANSTTRLSAIYTLERIATQSIAECQVIIEILASFIRSNTPVQIEDQDILLPAASEAKAALTVIANLTRNQRLNRTQTIDKVDGSGFYLAQIALTGLNLRGMNLCHADLRACDLDGTDLEDSDLIQADFTRAYLGKANLRNTKLSKAILKQVNVADRQTKQSDFSHADLTEAELTQAQLSGSIFTNAVLYSADLRSANLREADLRYAILSRANFTNADLSQADLSYANLVNTKLEGADLYKARFIQAKISDFDRIKAAKNWETADYDPIVREKLGLL; encoded by the coding sequence ATGAAGATAGGATTCTATTTTCTGTTATTTATTGTTGGTGTTGCGATCGCTTATCAATGGCGAGATTTTGCAAGTGCAACCCTTCCAGGCGTGTGGGAACAAATCAAAAACAACGGTGTTCAAATCGGTATCTTGCTAACCTTTGTTTCTTCGTTAGCCGGACTCATTAGCTCTCTTGGAAACTTTCAGATTGCTCGATCGAACCTGAAATTAACAGAAGACAAATTAGTAACGGAACGTCTAGCAAAAGCGTTTGAGCAATTGGAAAGTGCAAACTCTACAACCAGGTTGAGTGCAATCTATACCCTTGAAAGAATTGCAACTCAATCGATAGCAGAATGCCAGGTTATTATCGAAATTTTGGCATCTTTTATTCGCTCAAATACACCCGTTCAAATCGAAGATCAAGACATCCTACTGCCTGCGGCTTCTGAAGCAAAAGCGGCTCTAACTGTCATTGCGAACCTAACAAGAAACCAACGATTAAATCGAACACAAACGATCGACAAAGTAGATGGCAGTGGGTTTTACCTTGCTCAAATTGCGCTAACAGGATTGAATTTGCGAGGAATGAATTTATGTCACGCAGATTTGAGAGCGTGTGATCTAGATGGAACAGATTTAGAAGACTCTGATCTAATACAGGCAGACTTCACCCGTGCTTATCTGGGTAAAGCGAATCTGCGAAATACGAAACTCTCCAAAGCGATTCTCAAGCAAGTCAATGTTGCCGATCGACAAACTAAGCAATCTGACTTTTCTCATGCTGATTTAACTGAAGCAGAACTCACACAAGCTCAACTCAGCGGTTCAATCTTTACAAATGCTGTCCTTTATTCTGCGGATCTACGATCGGCAAATTTGCGAGAAGCTGATCTGAGATATGCGATCCTATCGAGAGCGAATTTCACGAATGCTGATCTGAGCCAAGCCGACCTCAGTTATGCAAATCTCGTTAATACTAAGCTAGAAGGTGCAGATCTGTATAAAGCAAGGTTTATTCAAGCAAAAATCTCCGATTTTGACCGGATCAAGGCAGCCAAAAACTGGGAAACAGCAGATTACGACCCGATCGTTCGTGAAAAGTTAGGGTTGCTGTAG
- a CDS encoding beta-lactamase-like protein (similar to AA sequence:cyanobase_aa:LBDG_36240), producing MTQLECFPYGSGHSDEGVCLLVRMGPYRILLDCGLSDLSALSGDEGSELSAPADVVLCSHAHSDHAQGLLSLHRTFPQLPIYASEVTTQLLPLNWLDEPGRIPQFVHALPWRSPVEFQDGLTAELFPAGHLPGAAAILLTYTPREGRSYSILYTGDFFLSNSRLVEGLRLEELRGLRPDVVIVEGTYGTARFPHRRQQENQIAERISRALSDRQSILLPLPMVGLGQELLMLLRSHHLFTGRDLDIWVDGTVASGCDAYLELLPHLPASVQNFAKHQSLFWDDRVRPRVRRLHPEQRSLVSESPCVVLTDFSIDWQEFCEDSPEPWLILLPHHLEEGLIEIAPEYDIETYVLAQHCDGASTTQFIHNLRPQHVIFVHGDPNYLADLTGLDELHNRYHLHSPASGSLVELPIGETFLQPAPPDTTYEGELTEFGTVVTITLPDAITHDPRWRSLADTGLIEARWQGQDLVLRGLSQRELMTQGNERSPSWMETDERDCCFRCRHFRGQRCWNPGSPLFNFKVTPDGYCPAFESAQSPTDSQLQQ from the coding sequence GTGACGCAATTGGAGTGTTTCCCTTACGGTTCAGGACACAGCGATGAAGGAGTTTGCCTTCTGGTTCGGATGGGTCCTTACCGAATCCTGCTGGATTGTGGGCTGTCGGATTTGTCTGCGCTTTCAGGTGATGAAGGTTCAGAACTGTCTGCGCCCGCAGATGTTGTGCTGTGCAGTCATGCCCATTCGGATCATGCTCAAGGATTGCTCAGTTTGCATCGCACATTTCCGCAGTTGCCGATTTATGCGAGTGAAGTAACAACGCAGCTTTTACCGCTGAATTGGCTTGATGAACCGGGACGGATTCCTCAGTTTGTTCATGCGCTTCCGTGGCGATCGCCTGTTGAGTTTCAGGATGGTCTGACGGCTGAACTGTTTCCCGCAGGTCATCTTCCAGGTGCGGCTGCAATTCTTTTAACTTACACACCGCGAGAAGGTCGATCGTATTCGATTCTTTACACCGGAGATTTCTTTTTATCCAATTCGCGATTAGTTGAAGGCTTGCGATTAGAAGAATTGCGCGGATTGCGTCCAGATGTCGTAATTGTGGAAGGAACTTACGGAACCGCGAGATTTCCACATCGAAGACAGCAAGAAAATCAGATTGCGGAAAGAATTAGTCGAGCACTCAGCGATCGACAATCCATTCTCCTCCCGCTTCCAATGGTCGGACTCGGACAAGAACTCTTAATGTTGCTCCGAAGTCACCATTTATTCACTGGACGGGATCTTGATATTTGGGTTGATGGAACAGTCGCCTCTGGTTGTGATGCGTATTTGGAACTATTACCGCATCTACCCGCTTCAGTTCAGAATTTTGCGAAACATCAATCGTTATTTTGGGACGATCGAGTGCGTCCAAGAGTCCGAAGATTGCATCCAGAACAGCGATCGCTCGTAAGTGAATCACCTTGTGTAGTGCTGACGGATTTCTCGATCGATTGGCAAGAATTTTGCGAAGATAGCCCAGAACCCTGGCTGATTCTACTCCCGCATCATTTAGAAGAAGGCTTGATCGAGATTGCACCAGAGTACGATATCGAAACGTATGTATTAGCTCAGCATTGTGATGGAGCCAGTACAACGCAATTCATTCACAATTTACGTCCACAGCACGTCATCTTTGTTCACGGCGATCCGAACTATCTCGCAGACTTGACCGGATTAGATGAATTGCACAATCGCTATCATCTGCATTCACCCGCATCGGGAAGCTTAGTTGAATTACCGATCGGGGAAACATTCCTGCAACCTGCACCCCCAGATACCACTTACGAAGGGGAATTAACCGAGTTTGGAACGGTTGTCACGATTACATTACCGGATGCAATTACGCATGATCCAAGATGGCGATCGCTCGCTGATACGGGACTGATCGAAGCTCGCTGGCAAGGTCAGGATCTCGTATTGCGGGGCTTGTCTCAGCGGGAATTGATGACGCAGGGAAATGAGCGATCGCCATCTTGGATGGAGACTGACGAAAGAGATTGCTGTTTCCGCTGTCGGCACTTCCGAGGGCAACGCTGCTGGAATCCAGGATCACCCTTGTTTAATTTCAAAGTCACTCCAGATGGATACTGTCCAGCATTTGAGTCAGCACAATCGCCTACAGATTCACAGCTTCAACAATAA
- a CDS encoding hypothetical protein_522 (similar to AA sequence:cyanobase_aa:LBDG_20680) yields MWGLESHEAMKTLEAAFPVDSQLLMVLPRAGASIRNPDVRLPILRSDVNGYYLEMRVEADAHDESEFAVIRRVPLENLTEEELTELKTEYAKLDWTACVQKGVSNGLEKVQDRRIQRMFMALMTFLNPRQISIVLYLYKLAAQQQNGGTVTFRSNDLLESLGYTRTKDGGFASKLRSQLNRDLVALHRTELVLAQSFKKMNQNRGAKVAIKSILRIKDYEVDNAPRDFDITKAADYTYELADSYTISLEFFDNSRNGDCVLFPNQFDITQRLGSNAKCDYKTKLLIYLASRMKWDSLTDGQFISVSKQYLFKNLDLFGSNSSRNNQIFWRTVDELKEDGYLLGAQELSGKSRISTIQFQIDSTKLKCK; encoded by the coding sequence ATGTGGGGTCTAGAATCTCACGAAGCGATGAAAACACTAGAAGCAGCCTTTCCAGTCGATAGCCAACTCTTGATGGTGTTACCCAGAGCCGGGGCATCAATCCGAAATCCAGACGTGCGATTACCGATTTTGCGATCGGATGTGAATGGTTACTATTTAGAAATGCGAGTGGAAGCGGACGCACACGACGAAAGCGAATTTGCAGTGATTCGACGAGTGCCGCTTGAGAATTTGACCGAAGAAGAATTAACAGAATTAAAAACTGAATACGCCAAACTGGATTGGACTGCTTGTGTACAAAAAGGCGTGAGCAATGGATTAGAAAAAGTCCAAGATCGCCGGATTCAAAGAATGTTTATGGCGTTGATGACATTTTTGAATCCTCGCCAGATCTCGATCGTACTTTATCTCTATAAACTGGCAGCCCAACAGCAGAACGGCGGAACAGTTACATTTCGATCAAATGACTTGCTTGAAAGCCTGGGATATACACGGACAAAGGATGGCGGATTTGCATCGAAACTGCGATCGCAACTCAATCGTGATCTAGTCGCGCTTCATCGAACCGAATTAGTGTTAGCGCAATCTTTTAAGAAAATGAACCAAAATCGCGGCGCAAAAGTTGCGATTAAAAGCATTTTACGAATCAAAGATTATGAAGTAGACAATGCACCACGAGATTTTGATATTACAAAAGCCGCAGATTACACTTACGAATTAGCTGATTCTTACACGATTTCTCTAGAATTCTTTGACAATTCTCGAAACGGCGATTGCGTTCTTTTTCCAAACCAATTCGACATTACTCAACGGCTTGGAAGTAATGCAAAATGTGATTATAAAACCAAGCTTTTAATCTATCTAGCAAGCCGAATGAAATGGGACAGTCTAACCGATGGACAGTTCATTTCTGTCTCAAAACAATACTTATTCAAGAATCTCGATTTGTTTGGTAGTAATTCTTCTCGCAACAATCAAATCTTTTGGCGCACCGTGGACGAACTGAAAGAAGATGGATACCTGCTTGGCGCACAGGAACTTTCAGGAAAGAGCCGAATTTCGACTATTCAATTCCAAATCGATTCAACCAAACTCAAGTGTAAGTAG
- a CDS encoding peptide methionine sulfoxide reductase (similar to AA sequence:cyanobase_aa:LBDG_36230) gives MVLFGFGKKLSIPTPDEALKGRSTKMPVPAKHFVNGHPLQPPFPAGIEVAVFGLGCFWGAERKFWQQEGVYSTAVGYAAGVTPNPTYQEVCSGMTGHNEVVLVAYDPKVISYEKLLKVFWESHDPTQGMRQGNDTGTQYRSGIYVYNDEQRQAAEASLKMYQEELGKAGYKAITTEILDAPEFYYAEDYHQQYLAKNPNGYCGLGGTKVCYPAS, from the coding sequence ATGGTGTTATTTGGATTTGGCAAGAAGCTTTCGATTCCGACCCCAGATGAAGCCCTCAAAGGTCGATCGACAAAAATGCCCGTTCCCGCGAAACATTTCGTCAATGGTCATCCGTTGCAGCCTCCTTTCCCCGCTGGGATTGAAGTAGCGGTGTTTGGTCTCGGTTGCTTCTGGGGTGCAGAGCGAAAATTCTGGCAGCAAGAAGGCGTGTATTCGACCGCAGTTGGATACGCAGCAGGGGTCACTCCAAATCCGACCTACCAAGAAGTTTGCTCTGGGATGACCGGACACAATGAAGTCGTGTTAGTGGCTTACGATCCCAAAGTGATCAGCTATGAAAAGCTTCTGAAAGTGTTCTGGGAAAGTCATGACCCGACTCAAGGAATGCGTCAGGGAAATGATACCGGAACACAATATCGATCGGGCATTTATGTCTACAACGATGAACAGCGCCAAGCCGCAGAAGCATCACTAAAGATGTACCAGGAAGAACTCGGCAAAGCAGGCTACAAAGCGATCACGACTGAGATCCTAGATGCGCCTGAGTTCTACTACGCAGAAGACTACCATCAGCAGTATCTTGCTAAGAATCCGAATGGGTACTGTGGTTTAGGGGGTACGAAAGTCTGCTATCCCGCATCCTAA